One genomic window of Thermodesulfobacteriota bacterium includes the following:
- the lptC gene encoding LPS export ABC transporter periplasmic protein LptC, protein MNRFRFALFFSILVLAGLVTVILWMNLRDRKHSEEKMADRVSTEGADQRMEKVHLVEEKAGKKIWELEAKAIAQYESDLHLQEVRAIYYAKDGRSFTLTGDRAKVHQERKDMEISGNVLLLSSDGYRLKTRSISYRHGERRAETDDFIEFEGEGVHLTGKGMRIDLEEKTFKVFSQVRTVWKGKRQI, encoded by the coding sequence TTGAACCGGTTTCGATTCGCCCTTTTCTTTTCGATCCTTGTCCTGGCCGGGCTCGTCACGGTCATCCTCTGGATGAACCTCCGGGACCGAAAACATTCGGAGGAGAAGATGGCAGATCGGGTTTCGACCGAAGGGGCTGACCAGCGGATGGAGAAGGTCCATCTGGTCGAGGAAAAGGCGGGCAAGAAGATCTGGGAGCTGGAGGCGAAGGCGATCGCCCAGTACGAGAGCGATCTCCACCTCCAAGAGGTGAGGGCGATCTATTATGCCAAGGACGGCCGTTCCTTCACCCTGACGGGAGATCGGGCCAAGGTCCATCAGGAGAGAAAAGACATGGAGATCTCCGGAAACGTCCTCCTCCTCTCCTCCGACGGCTACCGGCTCAAGACCCGGTCGATCTCCTATCGACACGGGGAGAGACGGGCGGAGACCGACGACTTCATCGAATTTGAGGGAGAGGGAGTCCATCTGACCGGGAAGGGGATGCGGATCGACCTGGAGGAGAAGACCTTCAAGGTCTTCAGCCAGGTCAGGACGGTATGGAAGGGGAAAAGGCAGATATGA
- the lptA gene encoding lipopolysaccharide transport periplasmic protein LptA — MRRWIAGWLLVLAFLFAQRVPHGETQEKRSGFGFTTSRAPIEITSDTVEGSQKENRITFKGNVVAKQEEATLHAHQMVVHYDSETKKIREIVATGNVRIVQLERRATCQRATFYQMENKVVLEGEVVLREGDNVVRGERMVYLLNEDRSYIEGGKGGRVVTTIVPPPKEEKKR, encoded by the coding sequence ATGAGACGGTGGATCGCGGGATGGCTCCTCGTCCTGGCCTTTTTGTTCGCCCAACGGGTTCCTCACGGCGAGACCCAGGAGAAGCGATCGGGGTTCGGATTCACCACCTCCCGAGCGCCCATCGAGATCACGTCCGATACCGTTGAGGGCAGCCAGAAGGAGAACCGGATCACCTTCAAGGGGAACGTGGTGGCCAAACAGGAGGAGGCCACCCTTCACGCCCATCAGATGGTCGTCCACTACGATTCGGAGACGAAGAAGATCCGGGAGATCGTGGCCACGGGCAATGTGAGGATCGTCCAGCTAGAGCGCAGGGCCACCTGCCAGAGGGCGACCTTCTATCAGATGGAGAACAAGGTCGTCCTGGAAGGAGAGGTCGTCCTCCGGGAGGGCGACAATGTGGTTCGCGGAGAACGGATGGTCTATCTCCTGAACGAAGACAGGAGTTATATCGAGGGAGGGAAAGGGGGGCGGGTGGTGACGACCATCGTCCCTCCGCCCAAGGAGGAGAAGAAGAGGTAG
- the raiA gene encoding ribosome-associated translation inhibitor RaiA: protein MQISVTFRHLEPDEGVKSYVKEKVRKLEKFLENPQEAHVVLSAEKFRHFAELTILQDGLSVNSKGKDRDLYAAIDQMVEKMDRQIRERRGKTKRKKGNQAPARARGVSRTLSRPESEEGSVPPTVQKTRVPVKPMSLEEALAQLRLSEEDVLFFINSHTGEMNALRRKDGQHEWLEPYVE, encoded by the coding sequence ATGCAGATTTCCGTTACCTTTCGACACCTGGAACCGGATGAGGGCGTCAAGAGCTATGTGAAGGAGAAGGTCCGAAAACTGGAGAAGTTCCTCGAAAACCCCCAGGAGGCCCATGTCGTCCTCTCGGCCGAGAAATTCCGCCACTTTGCCGAATTGACCATCCTTCAGGACGGTCTGAGCGTCAACAGCAAAGGGAAGGACCGGGACCTTTATGCGGCGATCGATCAGATGGTCGAGAAGATGGACCGCCAGATCCGAGAGCGACGGGGAAAGACCAAGCGGAAAAAGGGGAATCAGGCCCCCGCCCGGGCCCGAGGGGTCTCTCGGACTCTTTCCCGTCCAGAAAGCGAAGAGGGTTCGGTTCCTCCCACGGTTCAGAAGACACGGGTTCCGGTCAAACCGATGTCCCTGGAAGAGGCCTTGGCCCAGTTGCGGCTGTCGGAGGAGGATGTCCTGTTCTTCATCAACTCCCATACGGGAGAGATGAATGCCCTTCGCCGAAAAGATGGCCAGCACGAATGGCTCGAACCCTACGTCGAGTAG
- a CDS encoding KpsF/GutQ family sugar-phosphate isomerase, which yields MSETMSVNVIEEAKRVLRIEAESILDLIGRIDERFSKAVEILYRCKGKVILMGMGKSGLVGRKIASTFASTGTPAFFIHPAEGMNGDFGMLAKEDVVIAISNSGETREILEVLPLIKRYGNPLITLTGNRQSTLARVGDVSLDIQVKEEACPLGLAPTASTTATLAMGDALAIALMVKRGFKKEDFALLHPGGALGKRLLLRVEMLMHTGEAFPKVYEKASMKEAIFEITSKRLGVTAVCNDADELVGVITDGDLRRALERYSDLLDRTASEVMTRNPKWIEKDALAAQAVQRMEEFSITSLFVFDRPGDRKPIGIIHLHDLLKAGVV from the coding sequence GTGAGTGAGACGATGTCCGTCAACGTGATCGAAGAGGCCAAGAGGGTGTTGAGGATCGAGGCCGAATCGATCCTCGATTTGATCGGCCGGATCGACGAGCGGTTTTCGAAGGCGGTGGAGATCCTCTACCGATGCAAGGGCAAGGTGATCCTCATGGGGATGGGAAAATCGGGGCTGGTGGGAAGGAAGATCGCCTCCACCTTTGCCAGCACCGGGACGCCGGCCTTCTTCATCCACCCGGCCGAGGGCATGAACGGAGACTTCGGCATGCTGGCCAAGGAGGACGTCGTCATCGCCATCTCCAACAGCGGCGAGACCCGGGAGATCCTCGAGGTGCTGCCCCTCATCAAACGCTACGGCAACCCCCTGATCACCCTGACGGGGAACCGTCAATCGACCCTGGCTCGGGTCGGGGATGTCTCGCTCGACATCCAGGTTAAAGAAGAGGCCTGCCCCCTGGGCCTCGCCCCCACGGCCAGCACCACCGCCACGCTTGCCATGGGCGACGCCCTGGCGATCGCCCTGATGGTCAAAAGGGGATTTAAGAAGGAAGACTTCGCCCTGCTCCATCCCGGAGGGGCCCTGGGCAAGAGGCTCCTTTTGAGGGTCGAGATGTTGATGCACACGGGGGAGGCCTTTCCGAAGGTGTATGAAAAGGCCTCGATGAAGGAGGCCATCTTCGAAATCACCTCGAAGCGCTTGGGGGTGACCGCCGTGTGTAACGACGCAGACGAGCTGGTCGGGGTGATCACCGATGGCGACCTCAGGCGGGCCCTCGAGCGGTATTCCGATCTCCTCGATCGGACCGCCTCCGAGGTGATGACGCGCAATCCGAAGTGGATCGAAAAGGATGCCCTCGCCGCTCAAGCCGTCCAAAGGATGGAAGAATTTTCGATCACCTCGCTCTTCGTCTTTGACCGGCCCGGGGATCGAAAACCGATCGGGATCATCCATCTCCACGATCTGCTGAAGGCCGGGGTCGTCTGA
- the rpoN gene encoding RNA polymerase factor sigma-54, whose translation MALELKQTPKLVQQIVITPQLQQAIKLLQMTRLELVEMIQQEMRENPLLEEVEEEKEAANDGEPFETEKAEEPPPVEHTSEVRGEGEGAEEFDWESYLENYNLLPPARLAEPDEDERPSFENFVSKRTTLFDHLHWQLRLSNFTEEEQEIGTWIIGNLDDDGYLHASLEEYSQQTGIPLDKIEGVLKRIQEFDPVGVAARDLKECLLIQLRQVSPRDPIAERIVQEHLSLLKNRNYPALARRLGVSTERVSRAASLILRLDPKPGRAYGGEIAQEIIPDVYVYKLEGEYVVSLNDEGVPRLKVNPYYRRILTEGGRAQPEERKYIQEKLRSALWLIKSIDQRQRTIYKVAKSIVKFQRDFLDHGIQYLKPLVLRDVAEDIQMHESTISRVTHNKYMHTPQGIYELKFFFNSGIPSLRGEALASESVKSLLKEIIEQEDPRKPYSDEKLVQLLRERNIHIARRTISKYREMMKILSSSERRKLV comes from the coding sequence ATGGCCCTGGAACTGAAACAGACTCCGAAACTCGTCCAGCAGATAGTCATCACCCCCCAGCTCCAGCAGGCGATCAAGCTGCTCCAGATGACCCGGTTGGAACTGGTGGAGATGATTCAACAGGAGATGAGAGAAAACCCTTTGCTGGAAGAGGTCGAGGAGGAGAAAGAGGCGGCCAACGACGGAGAGCCCTTCGAAACGGAGAAGGCCGAAGAACCTCCACCGGTGGAGCACACCAGCGAGGTCAGGGGCGAAGGGGAGGGAGCGGAGGAGTTCGATTGGGAAAGCTATCTCGAGAATTACAACCTCCTCCCTCCGGCGCGATTGGCAGAGCCGGACGAGGACGAGAGACCGTCGTTCGAAAATTTCGTCTCCAAGCGGACGACCCTCTTCGACCACCTCCATTGGCAACTCCGCCTCTCCAACTTCACCGAAGAAGAGCAGGAGATCGGGACCTGGATCATCGGCAACCTGGACGACGATGGGTACCTTCATGCCTCTCTCGAAGAGTATAGCCAGCAAACGGGCATCCCCCTGGACAAGATCGAAGGGGTTCTCAAGAGGATTCAGGAGTTCGATCCGGTCGGGGTCGCGGCCAGGGACCTGAAGGAATGTCTCCTGATCCAACTCCGCCAGGTCTCTCCCAGGGACCCGATCGCCGAACGGATCGTCCAGGAGCACCTCTCCCTCCTGAAGAACCGTAACTATCCCGCTTTGGCCAGACGGTTAGGTGTTTCGACCGAGCGGGTGAGCCGGGCGGCCTCCCTCATCCTCCGGCTCGATCCCAAGCCCGGCCGGGCCTACGGAGGAGAGATTGCCCAAGAGATCATTCCGGACGTCTATGTCTATAAGCTGGAGGGGGAGTATGTGGTCTCCCTCAACGATGAAGGGGTTCCCCGGCTCAAAGTCAATCCCTACTACCGGAGGATCCTCACGGAGGGGGGACGGGCTCAGCCGGAGGAGCGAAAATATATTCAGGAAAAGCTCCGCTCCGCCCTCTGGTTGATCAAGAGCATCGATCAACGCCAGAGGACCATCTACAAGGTGGCCAAAAGCATCGTCAAATTCCAGAGGGACTTCCTCGATCACGGAATCCAGTATCTCAAGCCCCTCGTCCTCAGGGATGTGGCCGAAGACATCCAGATGCATGAATCGACCATCAGCCGGGTCACCCACAACAAGTACATGCATACGCCCCAGGGGATCTACGAGTTGAAGTTCTTCTTCAACTCCGGCATCCCATCCCTTCGGGGAGAGGCGCTCGCCTCCGAAAGCGTCAAGAGCCTCTTGAAGGAGATCATCGAGCAAGAGGATCCGCGCAAACCCTATAGCGATGAGAAGTTGGTCCAGCTCCTAAGGGAGAGGAATATCCATATCGCCCGGAGGACGATCTCAAAATATCGGGAGATGATGAAGATCCTCTCTTCGAGCGAAAGGCGAAAATTGGTCTGA
- a CDS encoding CTP synthase has product MANRRTKYIFVTGGVVSSLGKGLASASIGALLELRGLKVSFLKFDPYINVDPGTMNPYQHGEVYVTDDGAETDLDLGHYERYTSVVTSKKNNYTTGQIYDSVISKERKGEYLGSTVQVIPHITNEIKSKVFDLSEDVDIVIVEVGGTVGDIESLPFLEAIRQIRGDVGRENTLYIHLTLVPYIETAGELKTKPTQHSVKELREIGIQPDILLCRTDRYLSPEVKSKIALFCNVDQDAVITAKNVDTIYELPIVFHQEGLDEKIAQKLNIWMARANLSVWERVVKKIKSPRHQTTIAMVGKYVGLIESYKSLIEALTHGGLANEARVNLRYVDSERIEKEGPERLLQGADGILVPGGFGTRGIRGKIRAIQFARERKIPFFGICLGMQCAVIEVARHCAGLKNADSTEFNPKTNHPVICLLEEWVDQNQTVQKRDADSPLGGTMRLGAYPCKVEEGTLAFLAYGKKMIYERHRHRYEFNNDYREVLSRAGMVFSGTSPDQRLVEMIELKDHPWFLGCQFHPEFKSKPMAPHPLFREFIRATLKKGAKAKGRRFRGE; this is encoded by the coding sequence TTGGCCAATCGGAGAACAAAGTATATCTTTGTCACAGGCGGGGTCGTCTCATCCTTAGGGAAGGGGTTAGCCTCTGCCTCCATCGGTGCCCTTCTCGAGTTGCGGGGATTGAAGGTTTCCTTCCTGAAGTTCGATCCCTACATCAACGTCGACCCCGGGACGATGAATCCCTATCAGCACGGCGAGGTCTACGTGACGGACGATGGCGCGGAGACCGACCTCGATCTGGGCCATTACGAACGATATACGAGCGTCGTGACCTCAAAGAAGAACAACTATACGACCGGCCAGATCTACGATTCGGTCATCTCGAAGGAGAGGAAGGGAGAGTACCTCGGGAGCACGGTCCAGGTGATCCCCCACATCACGAACGAGATCAAGTCCAAGGTCTTCGATCTTTCCGAAGACGTCGACATCGTCATCGTCGAGGTGGGGGGAACGGTCGGGGACATCGAAAGCCTCCCCTTTTTGGAAGCGATCCGGCAGATCCGGGGCGACGTGGGGAGGGAGAACACCCTCTACATCCATCTCACCCTGGTGCCTTATATCGAGACGGCCGGCGAGCTGAAGACGAAGCCGACCCAGCACAGCGTCAAGGAACTCCGGGAGATCGGGATTCAACCCGACATCCTCCTCTGCAGAACCGATCGATACCTCTCCCCGGAGGTCAAATCGAAGATCGCCCTCTTTTGCAACGTGGATCAAGATGCGGTGATCACGGCGAAGAACGTCGATACGATCTACGAATTGCCCATCGTCTTTCACCAGGAGGGGCTGGACGAGAAGATCGCCCAGAAGCTGAACATCTGGATGGCCCGGGCCAACCTCTCCGTCTGGGAACGAGTGGTCAAGAAGATCAAGTCCCCGCGACATCAGACGACGATCGCCATGGTCGGGAAGTACGTGGGCCTGATCGAATCCTACAAGAGTCTCATCGAGGCCCTCACCCATGGGGGATTGGCCAACGAGGCACGGGTCAACCTGAGATACGTGGATTCGGAGCGGATCGAGAAGGAAGGGCCCGAACGCCTCCTCCAGGGGGCGGACGGGATCCTCGTCCCCGGGGGGTTCGGGACGAGGGGCATTCGGGGGAAGATCCGGGCGATTCAATTCGCCCGGGAGAGGAAGATCCCCTTCTTCGGGATCTGCCTCGGGATGCAGTGTGCCGTGATCGAGGTGGCGAGGCATTGCGCGGGCCTGAAGAACGCCGACAGCACGGAGTTCAACCCCAAAACGAACCATCCCGTCATCTGCCTGCTCGAGGAGTGGGTCGATCAGAACCAAACGGTTCAGAAGAGGGATGCCGACAGCCCCTTAGGAGGGACGATGCGCCTCGGGGCTTACCCCTGCAAGGTCGAAGAGGGGACCCTGGCCTTCCTCGCCTACGGAAAGAAGATGATCTATGAAAGGCATCGCCATCGGTACGAGTTCAACAACGACTACCGGGAGGTGTTGAGCCGGGCCGGGATGGTCTTCAGCGGGACTTCTCCCGATCAGAGACTTGTGGAGATGATCGAATTGAAGGACCACCCCTGGTTTTTGGGTTGCCAGTTTCATCCCGAATTCAAATCGAAGCCGATGGCCCCCCATCCCCTCTTTCGAGAATTCATCCGGGCGACGCTCAAGAAGGGGGCCAAGGCGAAGGGAAGGAGATTTCGGGGTGAGTGA
- the lptB gene encoding LPS export ABC transporter ATP-binding protein, producing the protein MSHLRCVQLTKSFRHRKVVQGVSLEIDGGEVVGLLGPNGAGKTTIFYMIIGLLRPDEGEVELNGEIITHLPMYLRARKGIGYLSQEPSVFRKLTVEENLMAILETLPLTKTERRDRLERLLHELGLAPLRRQKAYSLSGGERRRVEITRALVLSPSFILLDEPFAGIDPIAVLELQSMIRQLKSRGIGIIITDHNVRETLGVCDRAYILNEGVLLESGTPEEIAKSPKARAVYLGDGFRLEERDRRPKGETPS; encoded by the coding sequence ATGTCCCATCTGAGATGTGTTCAATTGACCAAATCGTTTCGCCATCGGAAGGTCGTCCAAGGGGTGAGCCTCGAGATCGATGGCGGGGAGGTGGTCGGCCTCTTGGGCCCTAACGGCGCCGGAAAGACCACCATCTTCTACATGATCATCGGGCTGCTCCGGCCGGACGAGGGAGAGGTGGAGCTCAACGGCGAGATCATCACCCACCTCCCCATGTATCTCCGGGCCCGAAAGGGGATCGGCTACCTTTCCCAGGAACCCTCGGTCTTCCGCAAATTGACCGTCGAGGAGAACCTGATGGCCATCCTCGAAACGCTGCCGCTGACCAAAACGGAAAGACGGGACCGGCTGGAGCGTCTCCTCCACGAGCTGGGATTGGCGCCGCTCCGAAGGCAGAAGGCCTACAGCCTCTCGGGCGGCGAGCGCAGGAGGGTCGAGATCACCCGCGCGCTGGTCCTCTCTCCCTCCTTTATCCTCTTGGACGAACCTTTCGCCGGCATCGATCCCATCGCTGTTTTGGAGCTCCAATCGATGATCCGTCAATTGAAATCACGGGGCATCGGAATTATAATTACGGATCATAATGTCCGGGAAACCTTAGGCGTCTGCGATCGCGCCTATATCCTGAACGAAGGGGTCCTTCTCGAATCGGGAACCCCCGAAGAGATCGCCAAAAGCCCGAAAGCGAGAGCGGTCTATCTGGGCGATGGATTCCGGCTCGAGGAAAGGGATCGGAGGCCCAAGGGAGAGACCCCGTCCTGA
- a CDS encoding PTS sugar transporter subunit IIA, protein MKLLNFLREEWILPELRGKDKLSVLKELSEVLIEPSGATSSDELVQILMERERWESTGIGEGVAIPHGRLKRLKRFLVSFGRSLQGVDFDSIDHKPCQLFFMVMAPENSAVENLNLLGRIAKLTKNPSFKRRLLEAKTRREIFEIISEEDEKY, encoded by the coding sequence ATGAAATTGCTGAATTTCTTAAGAGAAGAGTGGATCCTGCCAGAGCTGAGAGGAAAGGACAAGCTCTCGGTCTTGAAAGAGCTCTCCGAGGTGCTGATCGAGCCGAGCGGCGCCACCTCTTCCGATGAACTCGTCCAAATTCTCATGGAGAGGGAACGGTGGGAGTCGACCGGGATCGGCGAGGGCGTGGCGATCCCCCATGGCCGCCTAAAACGGTTGAAACGGTTTTTGGTCTCCTTCGGCCGTTCCCTTCAGGGGGTCGATTTCGACTCGATCGATCATAAACCCTGCCAGCTCTTCTTCATGGTGATGGCGCCTGAAAATTCCGCCGTGGAGAACCTCAATCTGCTCGGTCGGATCGCCAAGCTGACCAAAAACCCCTCCTTCAAGAGGAGGTTGCTCGAGGCCAAGACCCGGAGGGAGATCTTCGAGATCATCTCCGAGGAGGACGAAAAGTACTGA